The genomic DNA CCCCCTCCCACTGTCCTTCAGGCTGAACTTATCCATGTCTTGGAGGCCGTACCTGACAACAAGATAAATGGGAGAGGGCAAGTGTGAGACCAATACTCACCCAGACTTTATCATTCATCCACACTCTAAAGCCAAATCTAGTCAATGACAATTCGTGTAAACATTTGTATTGTGCTATAAAAAACCTTGAGTTGTACATTCAGCACAAAATGATGAAACACCATTGACCATTTAACATAATAGTAAAAAGAGCAAATACATCATACTGGAATGTAATAACAAAAACATGTCTTTGCAGAAATGAAGTGACTGTCACCACTGCTTCTCCTGTTGAATACAGTGTGATTTGTCAACAGAAACAAATGAGACAAAACAAATCACAACGGCAAGCTATGACCTCATGTGATGAGCTGTCCAATGGTATTGCAACAAAACTGGGTGACCAAGGCAACAGAGAATCTCTTTCACCAGTGCTACCGCAGCCCAATCTGAATGGGTGGTGTCCTGTTAAATATCCTGTCCTCTCAAccaaattcaaatgacatttcaggataaaggggttgggggggaaATTACCTGTAATTCCTTGAGTACTTATTTCCTCGGAAACTTGGTCTTGGTTGGTAGTGGCCCTGATGGAGCAGTGACAGAAGCTGTGAGACTTGCTatatttccaaaaaaaaaatgacacaaatgacaaaaaatgaaTACGAATGGAGaccaagacagacacacaatgaATGACAATGAGGTGAAATGACAGTCAATGGATGCATGCAATGAAACGAATAGCAGGCAACCACATGATGAACACCTACATATGAATAAGGGCTGGTAAACAAAGAGAcacagtgcaggaggaggacaaaTTGGGAATGTTGCACACACAGAATGTCTAGCTACTTCTACAGGTTCTACTCATTGTATCAGCCATGGTTTGTGAATTGTgcataatgtgtatgtgtgtataatgaggGTGTagaaaggcagtgtgtgtgtgtgtatctgtatgcgtgtgtgtgcgtgtgtgtgtgtgtgtgtgtgtgtgtgtgtgtgtgtgtgtgtgtgtgtgtgtgtgtgtgtgtgtgtgtgtgtgcatgagtctgtatgttcatgtatgtgtttacatgtgtcaGCTTGCATCTGTGTAACCCcccacgcaaaaaaaaaaaaaaacaacagagcgCTCTTACCTCCACAGGTGGAGTAGCATGGGCCAGCTCCAAGGCAAAGCTCTCTGGGATGTGATTGGACGATATGGTAACCAGGCTGTTGAGTGACTGGCGGCTATGGTGGCTCTGCCGGCTGCTCATCTGCGCCCTCTCCGCCAGGGGCGAGCCCGCGGGCGAGTGGTGGTGCGCCCGGATGGGCAGGGTCCCGTTGACCGTGGGCACCAGCGTGATGTCGCCCTTGTGGATCTGCCTGGAGGGCTTCTTGGGGTGGTGCTGGTACGTGGACTCGGCCACGCGGCAGTTGTAGGAGTGGGTGTCCTTCTTCTCCCGTCCGCAGTGGACGGCGAAGGCCACCATGATGACCAGGAGCAGGACGCAGACGATGGCCAGGGAGATGATGATGAAGCGGGACACGTCCAGGGGCTCCTTCCCTCCTGCGCCGTCGGCCGTGTGCGTGTGGATGGCGCTGTCCAGGTTCTCGTAGATGGTGAACTTGAGCACGGCCCGGGCGCTCAGCGGCTCGGGCCCGTTGTCCCGGACGAGGCAGGTGACCTCCACGCGGTCGGCCGGGATCTGCTCCACGCTGACGTTGGCGCGGATCTCGCACGTCCTGGCGTCCATGGCGAAGTAGCCGGCCTCGTTGCCCGCCGCGATGACGCAGCTGAGCTCGCCGTTGGCGCCGGCGTCCTTGTCGGTGGCGCGGATGGCGGTCAGCACCTGTCCGGCGGGCGTGTAGCGCGACACGGGCACGTCGGCCGTGTGGTTCCAGAGCTGCGGCGCGACGATGAACGGCGGGTTGTCGTTCTCGTCCAGCAGCGTGAGCACCACGGTGACGTTGCCGCTGAGCCGCGGGCTGCCCGCGTCCTGGGCCAGCAGCGTGAACACCACCCGGCTCACGTCCTCGCGGTCGAACGAGCGCAGCGTGTAGATGGCGCCGTTGGACGGGTCCACCGTCACGTAGGTGGAGATGGAGCTGCCCTCCACCGCGCTCTCCACGATGGAGTAGCTCACCTGGCCGTTGAGGCCCTGGTCGGGGTCCACCGCCACCACGGAGGTGAGGTACGCACCTGGCGGGTTGTTCTCGGGCTTGAACACCTCGTACAGGCTCTTCTCGAACTGCGGCGCGTTGTCGTTCTCGTCCAGCACCTGCACGGTGAAGTGCTTGATGGTGGACTGGCTGGGTGACCCTCGGTCCTCGGCGACCACGGTGAGGCTGTACTCTGACCTCTTCTCCCGGTCCAGCGCCACGTCGGTCAGTATCATGTAGTTTTTCTCGTACGACTTCTGGAGCCGGAAGTGCCCTTGCCCGTGAAGCCTGCATATCACCTCTCCATTGAGCCCTGTGTCCTTGTCGTCCACCCTCACCAGGGCAACAAAGGTGTCCACAGCTGCACCCTCCGATATGTATGCCACTTCCTCGTTTCCTGGAGACATTAAATTGATGCTGATCTCCGGCTTGTTGTCATTCACATCTATAACTTTGATGATGACCTTACAGTGCGCTGGCATTGAATTAGGGCCAAGGTCTTGTGCTTGTATGTCAATATCATATGAGTTGGTTGTCTCATAGTCGACCTTTCTAATCAGAGTCAATTGTCCATTGTCTGAGTTTATTTTGAATGTCTCTTGAATTTTGGTGGACACGTGAGTACTAAAAGAGTAGACTATTTTTCCATTGGTGCCCTCGTCAGGGTCTGTGGCGTTCAGATCAATTATCATGGAGCCTATAGGTGAATTTTCCAAAAGATTAATCACATAAGATGGCTTCTCAAAGACAGGGTTGTTGTCGTTTGAGTCGGCAATGTTGATTTTAAGGAGTGTGGAACCAGATTTGGGGGGAACGCCCTTATCCGATGCAATTAATTGAAGTTCATAGCTGGACCGTGTCTCTCTATCCAATTCCCTAAGCACAACGAGCTCCGCATATTTGGCACCGTCGGTTCGTGTGAGGATATCAATCATGAAAAAGTCCGTTGCTGGGGTCAGGGAGTATGTGTGAAGAGAGTTATCTCCGACATCAGGGTCCGTTGCGCTGTCCAAGGGAATCCGTGCGCCTACAGCCGCACTTTCAGAAATCTCTATGGGAATTACTGACCGCGAGAATTGAGGAGCGTTGTCGTTGATGTCAAGTATTTGTATCTCGACGTGGAACAACTGCAAATGTTCCGTAGGAAGGGTCAACACATCGAATTCGATAGAACAGTTCACATTTTTCTCGCACAGTTTTTCTCTGTCTATTTTTGACCTGATGCTGATCTCACCGTCTTGTTCGCGCACAGACAGTAGTGTGCTCCCTCTTTGCATTGCCTTGAAACGCAAAGACACCGAGCTTGGAAGTTTCGATAAAACATCAGCTACATCCTCTTTTAGTCGTGCAATAACAGTTCCAATCCTTTGTTCTTCGTAAACCTGATATTTAAGTGTCTTGCCAGTTACATGTTGTACCAGTATCATCGTCACAAGAAGTTTCAATGTTCTTATAAAAATAAACGCACCATTCCTGTTGATATCCATGTTCGCAGTCCTTCTCTTGTATGTTCAGAGAacccaaataaaaaaaaatgctttgcaGACCAAATTACTTTTTTGTGCCCAAAGTTATCGATTAAAAAGCATTTTCACAGAAATGATCACCCTGTGTGCTGAAAAACGCGAGAGGTACCCAAAGAAATCTATTGAAAACGTGACCACACTCACAATATCTTCTGTGTTATCCGGAGAGAAATCTGTTGCATGCATCCACTTAAGCACAGAGCGCAGGTTGTggttagtatgtgtgtatgtgcgctcgTCGTGGTGCCTCCCGCTGTCTGGGTTGCCACTTCAGACTGACTGCCCCAAATAGCCCCAGCTCTTTGGGGAGAAAAAAATGCGCCTCAGCCTCCGCTCCGTGAGGACAAAACGCTTCCTAAATCAAGTACTGCCCCTCAACTCTCCCAGTCAGTGACCATTGAATACAGACCGGCTATAGATCCATATTAAAGCGACAGAGTGGGTAAGAGGTAGGGGGGCGACAAACCCCGCCCTTTCGGGTACCCCCCTCCCATCTCCCCCTCACACCCAACAGAGGCAAGACAAAATAACTCAAGACAAACTTTCGCCATCAACGTTTCGTTGGGCATTTAATTATTCATCGCCACGGGCTAAAAGGTCTTTGGTGGTTGAGCAGACACGAAGACAGTAATGTGCAACAGATATGCAATCTCCCGCAAAGTTACATTAAGCAGTATAGGCACGAATTAGTTGGTATCAGGATCGATAATGTGCTACAATCAGTATCACATTTCGCATAGCATTAACATTGGCCAAATGTGGTAACTTATTTTCTACGCTCAACGTCACGTCTTGTTATTCCTTTGCTTGCATATGGATAGGGACGTTTTCTCATGCGTGCATCGTCTTTCAGCACCCCGCCAAATCATCATGAATGGGTTGAAGACTGAGTCACGCCGGTGGACATTTTTGTCCCCGTGAATAATGTCAGTTTACAAAGCTCTGATACCCTGACGAATAGCTGATCCGTTCCAAAAAATTAATATCCGTGTGAGCTTTTCAATATGAACATGCGCAACTGGGACCTTGCAATACCGTTGCCATCTGGCGAGGGTCGCTGGCACCGAACCCCGGTCACTGTGCAGATTCAGCTTTGAAAAAACTCCTATTCAAAACACTAAGACCAAAATTAGTTTCCTTTACAAAGCGAAACAAATCCTATTGCGTTAGCTCACGTTTTGCTCCCTCAGGAAGGAATGATGAAAGATTATAAGCACACCACTCTGAAAGCCCTTTTAAAAGCATCAGCAGATGTATTAATGCCATGACATTTTACCAGCTTTATTAAACATCTAAGGATGGACATGTTTGTGCATGGTGGATGCTATTGTATGAGGCTTGTGGTCTATatttcatcatcatcctcatcctcatcctcatcctcatcctcatcctcatcatcaccatcaccatcatcatcatcaacaacaacatcctcatcatcttcctctaCGTATTATTTTAAgatgattattatcattattattattaaaactaACTACCACACTGAACCAGTTCTGACTTGGGGTGCGTTTTCATTCTGCTTTAAAGTTCTACCGACACACGTTTTGTTTAGAATACTTATTAAGAAAGCGGCCCCTACATGTGGGTGCCTGTGCCCTTGGAATACTAAAGGCAGGGATCGCCTATAATGCCTTTCTTTTGTTTGTCCATTTATTCTTTTCATACCAGCTATGTTTGTCAAACGTTTGCATTTTCTTTGCCAAACACATAGACTCCATTTTTAACCTAGTTTGATACGGA from Sardina pilchardus chromosome 2, fSarPil1.1, whole genome shotgun sequence includes the following:
- the pcdh18a gene encoding protocadherin-18a, with the translated sequence MDINRNGAFIFIRTLKLLVTMILVQHVTGKTLKYQVYEEQRIGTVIARLKEDVADVLSKLPSSVSLRFKAMQRGSTLLSVREQDGEISIRSKIDREKLCEKNVNCSIEFDVLTLPTEHLQLFHVEIQILDINDNAPQFSRSVIPIEISESAAVGARIPLDSATDPDVGDNSLHTYSLTPATDFFMIDILTRTDGAKYAELVVLRELDRETRSSYELQLIASDKGVPPKSGSTLLKINIADSNDNNPVFEKPSYVINLLENSPIGSMIIDLNATDPDEGTNGKIVYSFSTHVSTKIQETFKINSDNGQLTLIRKVDYETTNSYDIDIQAQDLGPNSMPAHCKVIIKVIDVNDNKPEISINLMSPGNEEVAYISEGAAVDTFVALVRVDDKDTGLNGEVICRLHGQGHFRLQKSYEKNYMILTDVALDREKRSEYSLTVVAEDRGSPSQSTIKHFTVQVLDENDNAPQFEKSLYEVFKPENNPPGAYLTSVVAVDPDQGLNGQVSYSIVESAVEGSSISTYVTVDPSNGAIYTLRSFDREDVSRVVFTLLAQDAGSPRLSGNVTVVLTLLDENDNPPFIVAPQLWNHTADVPVSRYTPAGQVLTAIRATDKDAGANGELSCVIAAGNEAGYFAMDARTCEIRANVSVEQIPADRVEVTCLVRDNGPEPLSARAVLKFTIYENLDSAIHTHTADGAGGKEPLDVSRFIIISLAIVCVLLLVIMVAFAVHCGREKKDTHSYNCRVAESTYQHHPKKPSRQIHKGDITLVPTVNGTLPIRAHHHSPAGSPLAERAQMSSRQSHHSRQSLNSLVTISSNHIPESFALELAHATPPVEQVSQLLSLLHQGHYQPRPSFRGNKYSRNYRYGLQDMDKFSLKDSGRGDSDAGDSDCDMGRESPIDRLLGEGFSDLFHMDAHQRLHPATRLCTEECRILGHSDQCWMPSVPSPASTSSDYRTNMFIPGEEASPQALVEEDQQSVDSSKKSFSTFGKESEEECGVGGGSLLSEMNSVFQRLLPPSLDTYGECNEMAERSVALETRRGLLPGKSSSSSSSSMYPQGVAAWAANTHFQNPSNTSGNHIATPTHGPANHATATTQTHLKWLPAMEEIPENYEEDELDSVLGHLQGKRSDSRHEVTMDAGELAAEINKLLIDVHRN